CGGGTCCGAGCCCTCATGGACGCGGACGCCGCCGCGGCCGGGCCGCCCGCCGGGGGCAGCAGCCTCACCTACGAACCCGGCGGCCAGCTCGAGCTCAGCTCCGCGCCGTACCCCGGCCTGGCCGCCCTGCACACCGCGCTCACCGGCGACATCGCGCGCGTCCGCGCCGCCCTCGCCCCGGCCGGGCTGGCCCTCGTCGGCCACGGCGTCGACCCCGTCCGCCGTCCCCGCTTCCAGGCCGAGCATCCCCGCTACCGCTGCATGCGGGACTACTTCGTCTCCGGAGGGTTCCCCGACGCGGGCGAGGCGATGATGTGCTCCACCGCGTCCGTGCAGGTCTGCCTGGACATCGGCGCCGACCGCGCGGACGCCGCCCGCCGCTGGCGGCTCGCGCACGCGCTCGGCCCGGTGCTGGTCGCCGCGTTCGCGAACTCGCCGGTCCGTGCCGGGCGCCGCACCGGGCTCCGCTCGTCCCGGCAGGGCATCTGGACCGAGCTCGACCCCTGCCGCACGCTGCCCGTCCTGCGCGACGGCGACGCCGACCCCGCCGAATCGTGGACCCGGTACGCGCTGGACGCGCGCGTGATGCTCGTCCACACCGCGTCCGGGGAGTGGGTGTCCGATCCCGGCATGTCGTTCCTGGAATGGCTCGGCAAGGG
The nucleotide sequence above comes from Actinomadura algeriensis. Encoded proteins:
- the egtA gene encoding ergothioneine biosynthesis glutamate--cysteine ligase EgtA yields the protein MTRLTVDDVYQHIHGVCFKTGPPGTVGAETEWFVVDAADPAAHVPAGRVRALMDADAAAAGPPAGGSSLTYEPGGQLELSSAPYPGLAALHTALTGDIARVRAALAPAGLALVGHGVDPVRRPRFQAEHPRYRCMRDYFVSGGFPDAGEAMMCSTASVQVCLDIGADRADAARRWRLAHALGPVLVAAFANSPVRAGRRTGLRSSRQGIWTELDPCRTLPVLRDGDADPAESWTRYALDARVMLVHTASGEWVSDPGMSFLEWLGKGEPGPDDLAYHLSTLFPPVRPRGWLELRMIDALPGPYWAVPVAVTAALLDDPAAQALAEAATEPVADRWAPAARDGLADPPLAAAARACFAAALDALPRLGASGLAPLVAEYAGRYVERGRCPADDLPADDAAEKEDPTCPL